In Mycolicibacterium gadium, the genomic window GCCTGGGTCTTCGGATGCGGGCACTCGCGGCGTGGGTGGTGGGAACCGGTGTGCCCCTGCTGATGGTGTTGCTCGCCGCCGCCAGTGCGCTAGTCGTCGACTACCCGGGTGACCGACTGGCTGTCGTTGTTCTCGGATTGGGCGGTGCCGCTTTATTGAGTGGGCTTGTCGTGACGCTCTTTACCGGCGCAACGATGGCCGATCCCGTCGACGAGGTGCGCGCCGGAATGAGACGCGTCGAACGCGGTGACTATGACGTCACGGTCCCGGTGTTCGACGCATCCGAACTCGGCTTGCTGCAAGCGGGTTTCAACTCGATGGCAGAAGGGCTGCGGGAGCGAGAACGCCTGCGTGACTTGTTCGGCAGGCACGTCGGCCGAGATGTGGCACGCCTCGCCGAAGCGGGGGGCGCGCCCGCGATGGGCGGCGCAACCCACGACGTCGCGGTCATGTTCGTGGACCTGGTCGGCTCGACACGAATGGCGACGAAGATGAGTCCGCCGGACCTCGTCGCCTTATTGAACGACTTCTTCGCCGTGGTGGTTGAGATCGTGGAGCGACATCGCGGCTGGGTCAACAAGTTTCAAGGCGACGCAGTTCTGGCGATCTTCGGGGCGCCGCAGGCCCTGGACGACCACGCGGGCGCAGCCCTGGCAGCCGCGCGGGAGCTGTCGGATGCCTTGTCCGAAGGCGGCTTGCAGCTCGCCGCGGGTATCGGTGTTTCGGCCGGCCCAGCGGTCGCGGGCAATGTGGGCGATCCCCGTCGCTACGAGTACACCGTGATCGGGGATCCGGTCAATGAGGCGGCTCGATTGTCGGAATTCGCGAAATCTTCAGGCGGGGTGGCTGCTTCGGGCTCAGCGTTGAGCGCGGCCGACGCCGCCGAATCAGCTCGTTGGCGCATCGTCTCGGCAGAAGTCTTGCGCGGTCGCGACACCCCGACGGATATCGCGATTCCCGCCGCTAGTTCTTGACCTCTTTGTTTGCCATCTGATTCGCGAGGTTCTCGATGAACGCTCCGTAGCCGACGCCGCCGTGATCCGACATGACCGCGTCGTAGTCGTACTCGGGCGGTTCGCCGTTATTGGGGCGCCATCCGCTGTCGGCGGTAGACGACTTGAAGCCCTCCTCGGGGAACGCATACCAGCGTCGCGCATTGAGTTCGACGATCTTGGCGGCATCCTCGTCGGGCACACTCGCGAGCATCTCCTCTGCACGCGCTCGGCTCTTGGGCCAGAACGAGTCCGAGTGCGGGTAGTCGCACTCCCAGGTGATGTTGTCGATACCGATCTGGTGACGCATCGCCACACCGACTTCATCCTCGATGAAGCAGCCCGTGATGTTGCGGCGGAACAGTTCGGACGGCGCGATCGTCGGATGGATGTTCTGGTAGTACTTGTGCTTGCGCCAGACGTAGTCCGCACGCTCGACCAGATACGGCATCCAACCGATTCCGCCCTCGGAGAACGCGACTTTCAGGTTCGGGTGCTTGTGGAACACCGGGGAGAAGACCAACTCGATGGCGCACGCCATCGACGTCGTCCCCATCAACGTGACCATCACCGCGAACGGCGCTTCGGGTGCGGTCGACGGGGGCATGCCTCCGGAACCGAAGTGCATGACGGCCGTCATGTTGGTTTCCTCCAGGGCCGACCAGACCGGCTCCCAATGGTCGGTATGGAAGCTGGGCAGGCCGAGGTTCATCGGGTTGTCGGGCAGACCGACAGCGCGGCACCCCTTGGCGGCATTGCGTTCGATCTCCGCAACCATCAGCTGTGTGTCCCACAGCGGACTGATCATCATGGGAATGAAGCGCGCGGGATCGGTGGCGCACCACTCGTCGAGTGAGAAATCGTTCCACGCCTGAACGGACAGCAGCGCCAGGTCCTTGTCTTCAGCCTCCAGGAACACGGTCCCGCAGAACCGCGGAAACGACGGGAAGCAGAGCATCGCGTGCACGCCGTCGATGTCCATGTCGGCGAGTCGGGCCTTCGGGTCGTAGCATCCCGGGATCATGTCGTCGTAGCGCACCGGGTCGACACCGAATTCTTCTGGTGATTTCCCCGCGACGGCGTTCAGCCCGATGTTGGGATAACTGCGGCCCTCGTACACCCACTGGTGCATCGGCGGCTTGCCCTCGCGTGGGAATTCCACGATGCGGGGCCCGTCCTCCACGTACTTTTTCGGCAGCCGGTCGGTCCAGACGTGCGGGGGTTCGATCAGGTGGTCATCGACGGACAGAAGTTTCATCGACGGCTGGAGCGGCATCGCGGGTTCCTCCCATGCACGGCTGCTAGGCTTATGGAACAACTGAACATAATCTGCTTAGTTGAACTATAGCGCGTACCACGAGGAAGAGCGAATATGGACCCGAGCGAGCGTATCCCCAAGGACGACTGGGTCGATCAGGACCTCCTCACGCGTGATGAGGCGGCCGGCAGGCTGGTCGACGAGATCGCAGAGGTTTCCAAGAAGATCGAGGCTGGTGAGGGCGACGAGTTGATGGAGCGCCGACTGGCCGGCATGAAGGAAGCGCTCAAGCACTACCGCGAGCGCTGAGCGGTCAGGAAGCTTCGCACGTGGGTAGTTCGGCCAGCGGCGCGACATGACCGATCCGGCCGCCGGGCAGCAGGGGCTCGAGCAGCAGCAATTGCCGCATGACCCGACGATGGAGGAGCGGGATGAGCTCCGCGTCGCGTTCAGGCCCGGCGTGCAGGATGAACGTTTCGAGTGCTTCGTCGGCAGCGCGGCGATCAGTCGATTCCAGCTCGAGGGTTGCCTCGATGTCGGCCAGATCCGCACGATCAATCGCTGCGCCGAACTCGCTCACGCGATGGCAGAACCGCGCCACTTTCGCCACGGCACCGCGTTGATACTCGGCGATGCCGGGGTCCGCGTCGAGAGATTCCACCATCGTCGCCAACCCGCCGATCACTCCGTCGTACGACGACCGGACGGGCTCGGGTAGCGACACCGGGGCGAGTTCGACATCTGACAGTCGCGCGATGGACTCGATCGCGTGCAGCGAAAGCTGGTGGAACCACTCGATGTACTGGACGATGTCGGTCAGCGGGAGGTCCATGTGAAGGACCAGCGCGACCCCGAGGGGTGTGCAGAGCGCGAACTTCGCGGTGTGGAACTCGATGGATCTCAGATCAAGTGGCTCGCCGGAAACCTCCGCGTAGCGTCGCAGCACTCGGCCCAGGTCACCCATGGGTTCGGTCACGTTCCGTAATCGCAAGCCCGCCAGGTCGTGGGAGATGTCGCCGATGTGTGCCAACTCGACGTCGAGCAGCCCGGTGATCCGCTCATCGGCGAACATGAATTGTCCGGTGTCGCCGAGGACGAACTGTGGTGTGGACCTGTGTGTAGGCGGATTCCTCCTGAGCCACCCGATCGCGAACTCCAGCAACGGTTCCGGTCGCTGTTTGAAGGATCGATACCGATCCACGAAGGTCTCGAAATAGTCGAGTGCGATTGCGTGCGCTCCGGTGGGAACGCGTAAGCCGATGTCGGTGAAGGCGGCAGGATCGATGCGGTGCGCCCGAACGAGTGCGTCGACATAATCGTCCATGACGGCGTCGATTTCGGAAGCATCGGCAGCGCTGCCGAGGTCAGCTTCGCCGGGCAGCCAATCCATCACTACCGCGGCACCGTCGGCGATGACCCCGTGGATGTGTGGCACCGGAATGCCATGGCTTTCCATCTCCCGCAAGATCGCCGCCTCGGCGTCGACAGAGGCGAATCCGAACCCTTCCCGGTTGCCGCGGACATACAGGCGAACGGGTTGGCTGTTGCGTTCAGCGGTGACGAACCACGCTGGGCGCCAACGCTGTTGGCGTTCGATGGAGCGGATCGGACCCACCATCGCAGAAATCCATTCCACGACCGCATCGCCAATGTCATCCGCCACGAGTCCCTCAGCTCATTTGCGGGGTAGGCCCAGCACGCGTTGCGCGACGATGTTGCGCTGGATCTGGGCGGTTCCTCCGTAGATGCCCGCGGCACGCGACCATACGTACACGTCCCATTCCAGGCCTTCTCGCAAGACGGGACCGCTCGCCCGCAGATCCATCATCGTGTGCCCGAACGTCTGGTCTGCCCTGGCCATCAGCAGTTTGTCCACCGAGCCTTCTGCGCCGGGCAGTGCGCCTTTTACCCGGTCGGTGAGTGAACGCTGCACCTTGACCTGGAGAGCCCGGAGTTCGGTGTACGCCTCGCCGAGCCGAGCGCGGGCCGCGGGCGTGTCGGCGAGCCGACCCGATCGCACGTCGTCCTCGAGTGCCCGCAGTTGTAATGCGAGCCTGCTGATCCAGTTGATATCGCTCGGGCCCCGTTCGTAGGCCAGCAATTGGTTGGCGATCGACCAGCCTTGGCCGCGCTCGCCCAGCAAGTTCTCGGCGGGTACGTCGACGTCGGTGAACGTGACCTCGGCGAACTCCTTGTTGCGCGCGGCGTTCACGATCGGCGCGACGTCGATGCCGGCGGTGGTCATGGGCACCAGCAGGACCGAGATGCCCGCGTGTTTGGCGGCGTCGGGTTCGGTGCGACACAGCAGGAAGCACCAGTCGGCTACCGCGGCGAAGCTGGTCCAGATCTTGCGGCCGTTGATGCGGAAGACCGGTCGGCCGTCGACCTCGATCGCCTCCGCCTTGGTCTTGAGACTGGCAAGGTCTGATCCGGCCTCGGGCTCACTAAACCCTTGGCACCAACGCACCGCACCCGACAACAGCCCCTGCAGTAGATCGGCGCGTTGTTGCTCGGACCCGAAGAGCCGCAATGCGTTCGACAGATGGCCGACACCTTCGATCGGCGGTGCGCCTGCGCGTCCCAGCTCGTCGTTGAGGATTGCCTCGTAGATGGGTGAGAGCCCGTGGCCGCCGTACTCGGTCGGGAACGACAGGCCGATGTAGCCGGCTTCGTAGAGGGTCTGATGCCAGGCATTGGCGGCGTCAGCCCGTGCGCTGGGGTCCTCCGGGATCGCGGCGGCTGCGGCGTTGTCGTGGAGCCAGGTGCGCAGCCGCGCGCGGAATTCGGCTTCGTCTTGAGTGTCGGTGAAATCCATGGTTCTCCGGGTGCTCGCGGAATCTAACCCAGGTCCGGATCGGTCAGCCGCATGTCGGCGATCGCCTGGTATTGGTCACTTTCATCACCGAACAGCCTGCGATTCAACAGTGTTCGGCGAAGGCGCAGATGTGCGACGTGCTCCCAGGTTATGGAGATGCCACCGAGAACCTGCATGGCCGCCTCGACGACGTCGCGACCTGCGGCAGATGCATAGGCCTTGGCTGTGCGCGCCGCGAGCAAGGCCTCGCGCGGTGCCAGGTGGTCGACCGCCCATGCCGCGTGCCAGAGACAGCTACGAGCTCCCTCGAGGCGGACGAGCGAGTCGGCCAGAATGTGCTGGACGGCCTGAAAGGTTCCGATCTTGACGCCGAACTGCACGCGTTCGCCTGCGTAGCCGACGGCGTCATCGAGCGCCCCCGTCATCACCCCGATCAGGTCGGCGGCGACGGCGGTCAGCGCCATCGCCATGGCGGAGTCCCACCGGCGTGCGTCGATTGGATCTCCCACCGACGTGGTGGCGCCGAGATCGGAGGCGGATAGGGGACTGATCGACCGCGTCAAATCCAGGCCTTCACGCCCCGATGCAGTATCGATGGCGGCGTAGACCAAGCGCCGGCGATTTCCATCGGAAAGAGCCAAGAGCGCATGGGTGGCGCCTGCGGAGTCAAGGACTACACCGCGGTCTTCGGAATCGGCGAATCCGGACAGGTCGTCCTTCAACACCGGCGCCATGCGCAGAGCGCCCTCGGCCACCAGGTCGACTTCCTTTTCCGCACCGGCGGCGTAGAGCAGTTCGGTGGCCAGGACCGCCTGTCCGAGCGCGGGTAGCGCGCTCAAGCTGCGCCCCAATTCCTCGATGGATAGCGCCGTCTCGACGCCGCTGGCCTCCAGCCCGCATGTCGCGGGCGCGCGAAACGCGGGCACGCCGACCTCGACGAGGCGCTCCCACTGCGTGTCCAGACGGTCATCCGACGCGATGTCATCGGGACCTGATGTGGCGGTGGTGTCAGCCAATCGCCTCATCGTCTCGCGCAGCAGCTCTTGCTCGTCTGTCAGCCCGATGAACATCGTTCGATGCCTATCCGTCCTCGCGCAGCGTCAGCGCGATCTTCGGGCAGAGCTGAACGGCCTGCCGAACGTCGGCCTCCCGGTCGGCGGGTATCTCGTCGACGGTCACCACGGCAAGGTCCTCGTTGTCGAGTTCGAAGATGTCAGGGGCTATGCCGACGCAGACGGCGTTGGACTCACAGAGGTCGCGATCCACGTCTACCCGCATCCTCTACCCCTTCCCGACGACAGGCATCAACGGTCTGCCATGATAATGGATGATAGAACGAATATTGTTCAACTGTTACACACCGGAGGATTGCCCATGGCCCGCCTTGACAAGCGAAACGTATTGGTCACCGGCGGTGCTCAGGGGCTCGGGCGCGCGATCTCGCGGCGGCTGGCTGCCGAGGGCGCACACGTGACGATCGTCGATCTCAATGCCGACAAGGCGGCCGAGTGCGTCGAACTCATCGGAAAAGACGGCGCCACGGCGAAGTTCGTCCAGGCCAACGTCGCCAAACGCGAGGAGATTGCCGCCGCGGTGGAGGCCGCCGCCGTCGACGGTGCGTTGCACGTGCTGGTCAACGCCGCGCAGTACTTCGCCATGCCCAAGGCGCTCGAACTCGTCAGCGACAAGGACTGGGAGCTGTCGGAGGCGACGGGTCCACGCGCGACGTTCCGCTTCATGCAGCTCGCGCACCCGTACCTCAAGGCGGCGGAGAAGTCGTCGGTGATCAACTTCGTGTCCGGCTCCGCGCTGGGTGGCATCGCCTACACGGCACCGTATTCGGCGGCGAAGGGAGCCATCGGGGCGCTGACCAAAGTGGCGGCCAACGAATGGGCCGCGCACGGCATTCGCGTCAACGCCGTATGCCCGTTCGCGCTGACCGATGTGCAGCGCGACATGATCGGCACCGAGTGGGACAACTACACGCGTACCGCCGAGGCGTCACCGATGAAACGCGGCGCTGACCCCGACGCCGAGATCGCGCCTGCGGTGGCCTTCCTGGCCAGCGACGATTCATCCTTTGTCACCGGAACCGTGCTGCACATCGACGGCGGGATGACCGAGTTGTCCACCGTCGACTATTCGAAGTCGCCCGGCGTGTTCAAATAGCCAGCGCCACGGTGGCTTCACCCGGTGTTGTGCTCGTGCCGTTCTGGTCGATGACGTCGACTTTGAGGTGCACCAACGCGAGACCGTCGACGATTTCCTTGCCCATGACCTCGCCGACCGCGCGCAACTCGTCACCCTTCTGGTTCATGCTCCGGTACTTCGCGTTCAGCGATCGGATTTCGCCGTCGTCGCCGATCCACTGCCGCAGCATGTTGACCAGGTAGGCCAATCGCAGGTTGCCCATCCCGAACGCGCCCTTCTCGTTACCTGCGGCCCTGCCGGCCTCGTCGTCCATGTGAATGGGGATGAACTCGTCGTTGACGGCCGCATAGCGGTTCCACTCGGCGAAGCCCGTGGTTCGGACGAACTCCGGGAGTCGGTCACCGATGTTGATCGACTCGAAAACGGGCGAATTCGATTCAGTCACAATGCGATCCCCAATACCTTGGTATCGAGATACTCGGTGATACCCGCACGAGCACCCTCACGGCCGAGCCCGCTTTCCTTGATGCCGCCAAACGGCACCGCGGCCGAGATCGGGTTGATGTCGTTGATGCCGATCATGCCGAAGTCCAGCGCTTCGGCGACCCGGATCGCGCGACCGATATCCCGCGTGTAGATGTATCCGGCGAGTCCGTAGCTGGTGGAGTTGGCCATCTCGATGGCCTCGGCTTCGTCGTCGAAGACCAGGACCGGGGCGATGGGACCGAATGTTTCTTCCGAGCAGATCACCATGTTCGGGGTGACCTCGGACAGGATGGTCGGCGCGAAGAAGTGACCACCGTCGAACGTGTCACCAGTCAGTTGCGTACCTCCGAGCATCAGCGTGGCGCCCTTGGCGACCGCATCGTCGACCTGGCGGGTCATCTTGCTCAGGGCCGTCTCGTCGATGAGGGGGCCAACTGTCGTTCCCTTCGCCAATCCGTCTCCGGGAACAAGCTTTTCCACTCGCTGCCGCAACGTCTCGAGAAACGGCGCGACGATCGAGCGGTGCACGATGAACCGGTTGGGGCAAATGCATGCCTGGCCCGTGTTGAGGAATTTCACGAGTGCTGCGCCCTTGGCGGCGTGCTCGGGGTCGGCGTCGTCGAACACGAGAAACGGTGCGTGCCCACCGAGTTCCATCGACACCCGCTTCATCGTGGCACCCGCGCGCGCAGCGATCATCTTCCCGATCTCGGTCGAGCCGGTGAAACTGATCTTTCGAACCTGTGGGTCCGACATGATCTCCTCGGCCACCGGTTCTGGATCCGAACACGTCACCAGGTTGACCACACCGGCGGGCACACCGGCGTCTTCGAAAACGCGAAACGTCTCGATCGCGCACAACGGCGTCTGCTCGGCCGGTTTGAGCACCGACGTGCAGCCAGCGGCCAACGCGGGAGCAACCTTCCGGGTGATCATCGAAATCGGGTAGTTCCACGGTGTGATCGCCGCGCACACCCCGACCGGCTGCTGTAACACCAGGAAGCGCTGATCCGCGCGTGACGATGGAATCACCTCGCCGTAAACACGTTTGGCCTCCTCGGCGAACCACAGCAGAAAGTCGGCGGCGTAGCCGACCTCGGTGCGAGCCATCCGCAGCGGCTTGCCCTGCTCCTTCGTCATCAGGGTCGCCAGCTCGTCCTGGCGTTCCAGCATGATTCGGTGCGCCGCAACCAGGATGTCTGCCCGCTCGTAGGCGGGCTTCGGCGCGGCCGCCGTCGGCGACGGTGTCCAGCACCGCGCCGGTCGCGGGGTTGATGCTCGAGAAAGTCATGCCGGACGAGGCGGATTGCCACTTCCCATCGATGTACACGGCTGCCTCTCAGTATCGGATCAGGGTGTCGATGCGAGTGCGGACGACCTCGCCTCGCTGATTGCGCAGTTCGCGTTCCAGTTGCACATAGAGCATCTGACCTAGTCGCCCCCCACGTTCGGTGGCGTCCTTGATCCGCCACCGCCCGGTGATCACGTCACCCGGTCGCATCGGCTCACCGAACGCGAACTCCACTCCGCCGTTGAGGACATGTTGCCCAGGCTCGCCGGGCTGGGGAAGTGCGTATTGCGCGGGTCCGGCATCGGGGGGCTGTATGGGCCACGCGAACGGATTGAAGTCGTCGGGAGCGATGACGCCACCCCATCGAGTGGTGCGAGCATAGTCCTCGTCCCAGAACAACCGCGGCGGCTCATGTGGCCAGTAAGTGGCGATCGCCCACCGGCGGATGTCCGAGGAATCGATGGGGAACGCCGGAGCGTCCTGCTCGTGCCAGACGCCGATCGCGGCGCGCAAGCGGTCGGTGATCAGGGTCATTGTCGTGTCCCACCTCGTTGCACATCCTTGAAGGGAACGCCCCGATCTGCGGCATACTCGCGCGGAAAGTCCAGCACGCGTTCAGCAATGATGTTGCGTGCGATCTCCGTCGTGCCGCCACCGATGCACACGGTCTGCCGAGACAGGTACTTCCGCCCGATCGCCAGGAGGTCCTCGTTTGCCGCACCCACCACTGCCCCCGGGCCGGCCAGCGCCACAGCGGCATCCAGATTCAGGTTCTCGCAGAGTGCGTAGTACAGGCGGGTGATAGAGCCTGACGCAGGCGGCATCAGCCCGGTGGAAACACCGTGAAAGACGCTCTCGCCCAGCGCTTTCTCGACGAGGCGGTGCGCCAGCGCACGCCCCGCCAGCCGCCGCGCCCACCGATCGCCGGACTGACCGGTGGCATGCACCAGAGCTACGAGATCGAAAGCGCCATCACGTCTTTCCTCGGAGGCGCCACAATTTGCGTACTCGGAGCCCTTCGCCACTGCGCGACGCTCGTGGAACAACTGCCTGGAGGCGACGGCCCAGCCTCCTCCGACCTCGCCGACCACGTGCTCGTCGGACAATTCCACGTCGTCGAAGAACTCTTCGCAGAACTCAGCGGACCCGTTGACCTGACGGATCCGTCGCAGGGTCAGCCCCGGGGACTTCAGCGGCACCAGGAACATCGTCAGCCCCTCGTGCTTGGGCACATCCCAGTTCGTGCGCACCAGACACAGGCCGAAATCTGCGGCGAACGCACTGCTGCTCCAGGTTTTGGCGCCGTTGAGAATTCACTCGTCGCCGGCTCGGTCTGCGCGGGTCGTGACACCCGCCAGATCGGATCCGCCGCCCGGCTCCGACAACAGTTGACACAACACCTCCTCACCGCGCAGCGCCGCCGCGATCCGCGTGCGCTTCTGGTCCTCGGTGCCGGCGTCGAGCAGGGTTGCGCTGCAGATCGTCAGGCTTGGAATGTTCAGTACCAGCGGCATCTCGTAGGGTTCGGCGACCGCGTTGAACGCGGCCTGGTACGCGTAGTCCAAGCCCAACCCGCCATACTCCGTCGGAAAGCAGATGCCTGCGAATCCGCCGTCATAGAGCCGACGTTGGAGCTCTCGTGCCCGCTGCCAAGTCCTCTCCTCGGCGCGATCCAGCAGGGGCGGGGTGTTGGCGGTCAGCGGCGGCATGTTGTCCGCGAGCCAGTCGCGTGCTCGGTCGGCGAACTCGGTGGGAGTCTGGTTCATCGCGTGGCAGCCAGTTCATCCGACAGCACGAATACGTTCTCCTGGTGTTCCTCGGTAGTGCCGTAAAGAGTCCGATTGAGTTCCACCCGCCGCAGGAAGACGTGCAGGTCGTGCTCCCACGTCACGCCGATACCGCCATGGAGCTGGACACAGTCCTGCACGATGGCGGCCGAGTACTCGCCGACGTAGGCCTTGGCGGCGCTGACGCTCAACGCCGCGGTTAGGCTGCGATCACCGACGTCGCGTACCGCGGTGGTGACGATCGCGCGGCACGCCTCCAGCTGCATCTTCATGTCGGCGAACCGGTGTTTGAGCGCCTGATAGGAGGCCAGCGGCCGCCCGAAGCTGTGTCGCTCCCGGGCCCACTCCACGGTCCTGGCGAACACCGCATCGAGGATTCCGATCATCTCGCACGTTTGAAGCAGCTGCGCAATCTGGGACTGACGCGCAATGAGATTCGGTGTCTCGTGCGGGGTTCCGACGACCTTGTCCGCATCAACCTCGACTCCGGTGAATCGAACGGTCGCGTAGTCGCGCACCAGATCGATCGACGGCACCGGCTCGACCGTGACGCCCGGAGCATCGGCGGGCACCACCACCTGGATCGTCTGATCGTCGGCACGGCCCGTCACGAGGTAGTAGTCACAGCCGTTGCCCGCCTCGACGCGATCCTTGATTCCGTCGATCCGGTATCCGTTCGTCGACTTCGTCACGACGGTTGTGGGATCTGCGCCGAACCGCGCACCGCGTTCGTCCACCGCCCATGCGATGACGGCCGCACCTTCGACCAATGTGGCGATCATGTCAGCGTGCTGCGTGCTGTTGCTCGCGTCGATCAAACCGGCCAGAGCCGCGCTGACCGGAATCAGCGGTCCGGGCGCGACGGTGCGGCCGATCTGCTCGGCGACCGAAGCCAGGTCGCCCACACCATTGCCGGACACGCTGCCGCCGCCGAGTTCGTCGGGCACCAGCAGACTGGTCCAGCCCAGTTCGGCGGCTTTTCGCCACCAGTCGCGGTCGTAAGTGTCACCTCGTCTGTGCATCTCACGGACGTGCTCGATCGACGCGTCGCGGTCGAGGAACGCGCGGGTGGTCGACAGAAAAAGGTCGACCTCGGCAGCCGCACGCGTCATCTCGGCCTCTCTCCGCACGGTTGGCAGGTGTTATCAGTTAGACAATATATGTCATAGTGTTCTGGCCCCATCGTGTGTTCAGCTCCAGGAGGGCCTGCTGTGCCGTTGCCAGTCGAGGATGTCGTCGAGATCGAGCGGTTGGTCAGCCGATACAACTTCGCGTTCGATCGCCGCGACGCAGAGGGATTTGCTCACTGCTTCACCGCTGACGGCAGTTTTTTCCTCGGTGATGACGAACAGACCCGCGGACACGACGGGCTGGCGGCCTACGTCGCCGCTACGGCGGTGTCCGGCCAGCTTCGCCACGTCACCACGTCGGTGTTGGCTGAAGGGGACGGCACGTCGGCGACCAGCCAGGCGTACTGCACCGTGTTCGTCTCGAACCCGGGCGGGGGATATCAGGTGATCGCGCAGGGGATCTACCGAGACGAGCTGACGAAAAATGCGGACGGATGGCGCTTCTGCAAACGCAGGTTCGACCAGGACCCGGCTTGAGTGAGGATTGATGTCGTGATCGCAGTGGGCAAGCAGTGGCACGTGAACCACATCGTCGACGACTATCGGACCATCACCCAGTGGTACCGCGACGTGTTCGGAGCGGTCGACGTTTTCACCGACGAGTGGCTGGACGCCGAGAAGCGCTGGGCGTCCATGGTCGCCATCGCCGATCTGGCCGTCGACGTCATGGAGCCCACCGCCGAGGGTGCAGATCTACCGCTCGGAAAGTTCTTGACGCGGTTCGGCAGGCACTTCCACGCCTCTGCGTACTTCGTGGACGGCCCGCCGACCGAGATCTTCGATGCGCTGACCGCCCTGGGCGTGCGGTGCTTCGGGCTGGCAGGCGCCGGCCGCGACGTCATGGTCGAGAAACCGATGAGTCCGGTGTTCACCCACCCCAGGGATACCGCGGGCCAGCTCGAGTTCATGCCTTTTTCGACTGCTCGACCGGGACCGCTCGGAGTCCCGGGGCGATGGGAGGACCCGCGCTTCGTCGACGGGTGGAGCAATGAACCGTGGCGCATGCATCCGCTGGCGATCACTGGTTGGCGGGTCGGCGTGGTGGTTCGTGATCTCGATCGCGCCACCGACATCTATCGCGCACTCGGGGCCGACGTCGTCGCGAAGGACGACGGGAAACACGCAGAGCGCAACCGACTCGAACTCGGTGCGAATACGACGATCGACCTGATCAAGCCGCTGACCGAGGATTCGGTGGCAGGCAGGGATCTGGCCCGTAACGGCGAGATCATGCATTCGTGCATCTTCGAGACTGCTGATCTCGCCGCGGCGGAGGCCCACCTTGTTGCCCATGACATCGTCATCGCCGAGCACGACGGCGATCGATTGATCACCGATCCAGCGAGCTGTTACGGCGCGGTGTTCGAGTTCGTCGCCGCGGAACGAGGGTGACGGTGACCGCGGTGCCAACGTCTCTGGATGCCACGTTGCGTCCGCTGTGCCACGTCACCTACGAGCTCGCCGAACCGAT contains:
- a CDS encoding adenylate/guanylate cyclase domain-containing protein; this encodes MKFLREREFVVNRSARAMLTVGTLVPSMLGASIIGVMTSRGLPTGAALGDPTALRTNIIAAAVYCAVVVPMAALWGLWCTTSRSDASPAERHTLLMRIPACLTAGNAAVWTGAVVLLVLVNSARPWLATTLGVSTLSGATVTATLTYWWCTRVLRPHVAPVLTKNPPVQQQRLGLRMRALAAWVVGTGVPLLMVLLAAASALVVDYPGDRLAVVVLGLGGAALLSGLVVTLFTGATMADPVDEVRAGMRRVERGDYDVTVPVFDASELGLLQAGFNSMAEGLRERERLRDLFGRHVGRDVARLAEAGGAPAMGGATHDVAVMFVDLVGSTRMATKMSPPDLVALLNDFFAVVVEIVERHRGWVNKFQGDAVLAIFGAPQALDDHAGAALAAARELSDALSEGGLQLAAGIGVSAGPAVAGNVGDPRRYEYTVIGDPVNEAARLSEFAKSSGGVAASGSALSAADAAESARWRIVSAEVLRGRDTPTDIAIPAASS
- a CDS encoding amidohydrolase family protein; this encodes MPLQPSMKLLSVDDHLIEPPHVWTDRLPKKYVEDGPRIVEFPREGKPPMHQWVYEGRSYPNIGLNAVAGKSPEEFGVDPVRYDDMIPGCYDPKARLADMDIDGVHAMLCFPSFPRFCGTVFLEAEDKDLALLSVQAWNDFSLDEWCATDPARFIPMMISPLWDTQLMVAEIERNAAKGCRAVGLPDNPMNLGLPSFHTDHWEPVWSALEETNMTAVMHFGSGGMPPSTAPEAPFAVMVTLMGTTSMACAIELVFSPVFHKHPNLKVAFSEGGIGWMPYLVERADYVWRKHKYYQNIHPTIAPSELFRRNITGCFIEDEVGVAMRHQIGIDNITWECDYPHSDSFWPKSRARAEEMLASVPDEDAAKIVELNARRWYAFPEEGFKSSTADSGWRPNNGEPPEYDYDAVMSDHGGVGYGAFIENLANQMANKEVKN
- a CDS encoding phosphotransferase, which encodes MADDIGDAVVEWISAMVGPIRSIERQQRWRPAWFVTAERNSQPVRLYVRGNREGFGFASVDAEAAILREMESHGIPVPHIHGVIADGAAVVMDWLPGEADLGSAADASEIDAVMDDYVDALVRAHRIDPAAFTDIGLRVPTGAHAIALDYFETFVDRYRSFKQRPEPLLEFAIGWLRRNPPTHRSTPQFVLGDTGQFMFADERITGLLDVELAHIGDISHDLAGLRLRNVTEPMGDLGRVLRRYAEVSGEPLDLRSIEFHTAKFALCTPLGVALVLHMDLPLTDIVQYIEWFHQLSLHAIESIARLSDVELAPVSLPEPVRSSYDGVIGGLATMVESLDADPGIAEYQRGAVAKVARFCHRVSEFGAAIDRADLADIEATLELESTDRRAADEALETFILHAGPERDAELIPLLHRRVMRQLLLLEPLLPGGRIGHVAPLAELPTCEAS
- a CDS encoding acyl-CoA dehydrogenase family protein, yielding MDFTDTQDEAEFRARLRTWLHDNAAAAAIPEDPSARADAANAWHQTLYEAGYIGLSFPTEYGGHGLSPIYEAILNDELGRAGAPPIEGVGHLSNALRLFGSEQQRADLLQGLLSGAVRWCQGFSEPEAGSDLASLKTKAEAIEVDGRPVFRINGRKIWTSFAAVADWCFLLCRTEPDAAKHAGISVLLVPMTTAGIDVAPIVNAARNKEFAEVTFTDVDVPAENLLGERGQGWSIANQLLAYERGPSDINWISRLALQLRALEDDVRSGRLADTPAARARLGEAYTELRALQVKVQRSLTDRVKGALPGAEGSVDKLLMARADQTFGHTMMDLRASGPVLREGLEWDVYVWSRAAGIYGGTAQIQRNIVAQRVLGLPRK
- a CDS encoding acyl-CoA dehydrogenase family protein, producing MFIGLTDEQELLRETMRRLADTTATSGPDDIASDDRLDTQWERLVEVGVPAFRAPATCGLEASGVETALSIEELGRSLSALPALGQAVLATELLYAAGAEKEVDLVAEGALRMAPVLKDDLSGFADSEDRGVVLDSAGATHALLALSDGNRRRLVYAAIDTASGREGLDLTRSISPLSASDLGATTSVGDPIDARRWDSAMAMALTAVAADLIGVMTGALDDAVGYAGERVQFGVKIGTFQAVQHILADSLVRLEGARSCLWHAAWAVDHLAPREALLAARTAKAYASAAGRDVVEAAMQVLGGISITWEHVAHLRLRRTLLNRRLFGDESDQYQAIADMRLTDPDLG
- a CDS encoding ferredoxin, with translation MRVDVDRDLCESNAVCVGIAPDIFELDNEDLAVVTVDEIPADREADVRQAVQLCPKIALTLREDG